A genome region from Staphylococcus capitis subsp. capitis includes the following:
- the purE gene encoding 5-(carboxyamino)imidazole ribonucleotide mutase, which yields MRVAVIMGSSSDWEIMKESCLMLDEFNIPYDKKVVSAHRTPQLMFEFASQAKQNGYDIIIAGAGGAAHLPGMVASMTTLPVIGVPIESKSLKGLDSLLSIVQMPGGIPVATTAIGKSGAKNAGILAARMIGMTDNSVHKNLENYEKTLVNKVEAMQNELQ from the coding sequence GTGAGAGTAGCAGTCATTATGGGTAGTTCTTCAGACTGGGAGATTATGAAAGAGAGTTGCTTGATGTTAGATGAATTTAATATTCCGTACGATAAAAAAGTAGTTTCTGCTCATCGTACGCCTCAACTTATGTTTGAATTCGCTAGTCAAGCAAAGCAAAACGGCTATGACATCATTATTGCTGGAGCAGGTGGCGCAGCACATTTACCTGGTATGGTAGCATCAATGACTACTTTACCTGTAATAGGTGTACCAATAGAGTCAAAAAGTTTAAAGGGGTTAGATTCTCTATTATCTATTGTACAAATGCCAGGTGGAATACCGGTAGCAACTACGGCTATAGGCAAATCAGGTGCAAAAAACGCTGGAATATTAGCAGCTAGAATGATTGGCATGACTGATAACTCGGTTCACAAGAATTTGGAAAATTATGAAAAAACATTAGTGAATAAAGTGGAGGCAATGCAGAATGAGCTTCAATAA
- the purK gene encoding 5-(carboxyamino)imidazole ribonucleotide synthase, whose protein sequence is MSFNKLKFGSTIGIIGGGQLGKMMAQSAQKMGYKVIVLDPNEDSPCRYVAHHFIHANYDDEQALTELGESSDVITYEFENISSQLLKQLTDNYNVPQGYQAIQLLQDRLTEKQTLQDAGAHIVPFLQIKNKQDLYLASKELGYPFIVKTRFGGYDGKGQILVKSESYLDEAIDLISDQECVAEQYLDIDKEVSLTVTIGNEQQTTYFPLQENEHRNQILFKTIVPARSNKEQEARKEVDKITNVIHFVGTFTVEFFIDKENNLYVNEIAPRPHNSGHYSIEACDFSQFDTHILAVTGQKLPQQIDVLKPAVMMNLLGRDLDLLENEFANHPEWHVHIYGKSQRKPDRKMGHMTLLTNDVNQTEQYMLMKFEGRDK, encoded by the coding sequence ATGAGCTTCAATAAACTGAAATTCGGTTCAACTATCGGAATAATTGGGGGAGGACAATTAGGAAAGATGATGGCACAGTCTGCACAAAAAATGGGCTATAAGGTTATTGTTCTTGATCCAAATGAAGACAGTCCATGTCGCTACGTTGCACATCACTTTATCCACGCTAATTATGACGATGAACAAGCATTAACAGAACTAGGTGAAAGTTCAGACGTCATCACTTATGAATTTGAAAATATTTCTTCTCAACTACTTAAACAACTTACTGACAACTACAATGTACCTCAAGGATATCAAGCGATTCAGTTACTTCAAGACCGTCTCACTGAAAAGCAAACTTTACAAGATGCTGGTGCACATATTGTTCCTTTTTTACAAATTAAAAATAAACAAGATTTATATCTAGCTTCTAAAGAACTAGGTTATCCATTTATCGTTAAAACCCGTTTTGGTGGCTATGATGGAAAAGGACAAATTCTAGTCAAAAGTGAATCATATTTAGATGAAGCGATTGATTTAATTTCCGACCAAGAATGTGTAGCAGAACAATATCTTGATATTGATAAGGAAGTTTCTCTTACAGTAACAATCGGAAATGAGCAACAAACAACATATTTCCCTTTACAAGAGAATGAACATAGAAATCAAATCTTATTTAAGACTATCGTACCTGCTAGATCTAATAAAGAACAAGAAGCGCGTAAAGAAGTAGATAAAATAACTAATGTCATTCATTTTGTAGGCACATTTACCGTTGAGTTCTTTATAGATAAAGAAAATAACCTTTACGTTAATGAGATAGCGCCACGCCCTCATAACTCTGGTCATTATTCAATAGAAGCATGTGACTTTTCTCAATTCGATACACATATTTTAGCAGTAACAGGACAGAAGCTCCCACAACAAATTGATGTACTTAAACCAGCTGTAATGATGAATTTACTCGGACGCGATTTAGATTTGCTTGAAAATGAATTTGCGAATCATCCTGAATGGCATGTTCATATTTATGGTAAGTCACAACGTAAACCAGATAGAAAAATGGGGCACATGACATTACTTACTAATGATGTTAATCAAACTGAACAATACATGTTAATGAAATTCGAAGGGAGAGACAAATAA
- the qoxA gene encoding cytochrome aa3 quinol oxidase subunit II, which produces MSKFKSLLLLFGTLILLSGCSNIEVFNAKGPVASSQKFLIIYSIIFMLVIVVVVLAMFAFFIYKYSYNKNEVSGKMHHNSLIETIWFVVPILIVIALAVPTVKTLYDYEKPPQKDKDPLVVYAVSAGYKWFFAYPDQHIETVNTLTIPKDRPVVFKLQAMDTMTSFWIPQLGGQKYAMTGMTMNWTLTADQLGTFRGRNSNFNGDGFARQTFKVHSVSQNDFDKWVKEAKGKKTLNQDTFDKQLLPSTPNKELTFNGTHMAFVDPAADPEYIFYAYKRYNFVQKDPNFTDEKDLYKDVKDKPVKPARKVKVTNANYERHGMKPMILGNNEKYDSEFKKEEDHNSKEMEKISKGAKDENASKLQKKEHDDHGGGH; this is translated from the coding sequence GTGTCAAAATTTAAGTCTTTGCTTCTATTATTTGGCACACTAATTTTACTTAGTGGCTGTTCAAATATAGAAGTTTTTAATGCAAAAGGGCCAGTAGCAAGTAGTCAGAAGTTCTTGATCATCTACTCAATCATCTTCATGCTTGTTATTGTTGTCGTTGTGCTTGCCATGTTTGCATTCTTTATTTATAAGTATAGTTATAATAAGAATGAAGTCTCAGGCAAGATGCACCACAATTCTTTAATAGAAACAATTTGGTTTGTGGTACCTATCCTAATCGTTATTGCTTTAGCTGTACCAACAGTTAAAACATTATATGATTATGAGAAACCACCTCAAAAAGACAAAGACCCACTTGTGGTATACGCAGTAAGTGCTGGTTACAAATGGTTCTTTGCTTACCCAGATCAACACATCGAGACTGTTAATACTTTAACAATTCCTAAAGATCGTCCAGTCGTATTCAAGCTTCAAGCTATGGATACTATGACAAGTTTCTGGATTCCACAATTAGGTGGTCAGAAATATGCTATGACTGGTATGACAATGAATTGGACTTTAACAGCAGATCAATTAGGTACATTCAGAGGTCGTAACTCAAACTTCAATGGTGACGGATTCGCTCGTCAAACATTTAAAGTTCACTCTGTAAGCCAAAATGATTTCGATAAATGGGTTAAAGAAGCTAAAGGTAAGAAAACATTAAATCAAGATACATTTGATAAACAACTCTTACCAAGCACACCAAATAAAGAATTAACATTCAATGGTACTCATATGGCGTTTGTTGACCCAGCGGCTGATCCAGAATATATCTTCTACGCTTATAAACGTTATAATTTCGTTCAAAAAGATCCTAACTTCACTGATGAAAAAGATCTTTATAAAGATGTAAAAGATAAACCTGTTAAACCAGCTCGTAAGGTTAAAGTTACAAACGCGAACTATGAACGTCATGGTATGAAACCTATGATTCTCGGCAACAATGAAAAATATGACAGTGAGTTCAAAAAAGAAGAGGACCATAACTCTAAAGAAATGGAAAAAATTTCTAAGGGAGCAAAAGACGAAAATGCGTCTAAACTTCAAAAAAAAGAACATGATGATCATGGAGGTGGACATTAA
- the purQ gene encoding phosphoribosylformylglycinamidine synthase subunit PurQ — protein sequence MKFAVLVFPGSNCDRDMYNAAIKSGVDAAYVDYRETSLEGFDGVLIPGGFSFGDYLRSGAMASVAPIINEVKRLAKEGKPVLGVCNGFQILTEIGLLPGALLHNDSHLFISRNETLKIVNNQTLFTHLYEDNQEVIYPVAHGEGHYYCTEEIFNELEQNNQIILKYTDNPNGSYEDIAGIVNKEGNVCGMMPHPERALETLLGTDSGVKLFESMVKSWREQHV from the coding sequence ATGAAGTTCGCAGTGCTTGTATTCCCTGGCTCAAACTGTGATAGAGACATGTATAATGCCGCAATTAAATCTGGTGTTGATGCAGCTTACGTCGATTATCGAGAAACGAGCTTAGAAGGATTTGATGGGGTGCTTATTCCTGGTGGCTTTTCATTTGGTGATTATTTAAGATCTGGAGCAATGGCAAGTGTAGCACCTATTATTAATGAGGTTAAACGTCTTGCAAAAGAAGGAAAACCAGTGCTTGGTGTATGTAACGGTTTCCAAATATTAACAGAAATTGGATTACTTCCTGGTGCGTTACTGCATAATGATTCACATCTTTTTATAAGTAGAAATGAAACTTTAAAAATAGTTAATAACCAAACTCTATTTACGCATTTATATGAAGACAATCAAGAAGTTATTTATCCTGTAGCTCATGGTGAGGGACATTATTATTGTACGGAAGAGATCTTTAATGAACTTGAACAAAATAATCAAATCATCCTTAAATATACAGATAATCCTAATGGCTCTTATGAAGATATAGCAGGCATTGTTAATAAAGAAGGAAATGTTTGTGGAATGATGCCTCATCCTGAACGTGCATTAGAAACTTTATTAGGCACTGACAGTGGAGTGAAATTATTTGAATCAATGGTTAAAAGTTGGAGGGAACAACATGTCTAA
- the purL gene encoding phosphoribosylformylglycinamidine synthase subunit PurL — MSKFIEPSVEEIKLEKLYQDMGLSDKEYDKVVEILGREPNFTEVGIFSVMWSEHCSYKHSKPFLKQFPTTGEHVLMGPGEGAGVVDIGDNQAVVFKVESHNHPSAIEPYQGAATGVGGIIRDIVSIGARPINLLNSLRFGELSVKQNQRLLKGVVSGIGGYGNCIGIPTTAGEIEFDDRYDGNPLVNAMCVGVIDHDMVQKGTAKGVGNSVIYVGLKTGRDGIHGATFASEELTEESESKRPSVQIGDPFVGKKLMEATLEAITFDELVGIQDMGAAGLTSSSSEMAAKGGSGLHLNLDQVPTREPNISPYEMMLSETQERMLLVVEKGTEQKFLDLFDKHELDSAVIGEVTDTDRFVLTYEDEVFADIPVQPLSDEAPVYVLEGEDKEYNTSKNDYSNIDVRDVFSKLLKHPTIASKRYLYEQYDQQVGANTIVKPGLQSSVVRVEGTNKAIASTIDGEARYVFNQPYEGGKMVVAEAYRNLIAVGATPLAMTDCLNYGSPEKKEIYQQLIDSTKGMSEACEVLNTPVVSGNVSLYNETRGTSIFPTPVVGMVGLIEDINYLNDFHPKAGEKLYLVGDTRDDFGGSQIEKLLYGSVNHEFEAIDLSDEVEKGESIKEAIRNGVASHVQTVGKGGLLLTLAKISAYYNLGLNAQLDMTNAQLFSETQGRYIISVKDGQSLDVNQAIEIGQLTSDGTFEVSNSEVTISKKVSDIKHTWEGAIAQCLTTQD, encoded by the coding sequence ATGTCTAAATTTATCGAACCAAGTGTTGAAGAAATTAAACTTGAAAAGCTTTATCAAGATATGGGGCTTAGTGATAAAGAATACGATAAAGTGGTTGAAATTCTTGGCAGAGAACCCAACTTTACTGAGGTAGGAATCTTTTCAGTAATGTGGAGTGAACATTGTTCATATAAACATTCTAAACCATTCTTAAAGCAGTTCCCTACTACTGGCGAACATGTCCTAATGGGTCCCGGAGAAGGGGCTGGTGTTGTAGATATTGGAGATAACCAAGCAGTGGTATTTAAAGTGGAATCACATAACCATCCATCAGCCATTGAACCTTATCAAGGCGCAGCAACAGGTGTAGGTGGAATTATCAGAGATATCGTCTCTATTGGAGCGAGACCAATTAACTTGTTGAATAGTCTACGTTTCGGTGAATTGTCAGTCAAACAAAATCAACGCCTATTAAAAGGAGTTGTGAGCGGAATTGGCGGTTACGGAAATTGTATAGGTATTCCAACTACAGCTGGTGAGATTGAATTTGATGACCGCTATGATGGTAATCCGCTAGTAAATGCGATGTGTGTAGGTGTCATTGACCATGACATGGTACAGAAAGGTACAGCTAAAGGCGTTGGTAACTCAGTTATTTATGTTGGTCTAAAAACTGGTCGCGATGGCATTCATGGTGCAACCTTTGCTTCAGAAGAGCTTACTGAAGAAAGTGAAAGTAAACGACCTTCTGTTCAAATCGGTGATCCATTTGTAGGTAAGAAACTTATGGAAGCAACACTTGAAGCCATTACCTTTGATGAGCTTGTAGGCATTCAAGATATGGGGGCAGCTGGTTTAACATCTTCTTCATCTGAAATGGCTGCTAAAGGTGGAAGCGGTCTTCATTTAAATCTTGACCAAGTTCCAACTCGAGAACCTAATATTTCACCATATGAAATGATGCTTTCTGAAACACAAGAAAGAATGCTTCTTGTAGTAGAAAAGGGTACTGAACAAAAATTCTTAGACCTATTTGATAAACATGAACTTGATAGTGCTGTTATTGGTGAGGTAACTGATACGGATCGATTCGTCTTAACATATGAAGATGAGGTGTTTGCGGATATTCCTGTTCAACCTCTATCTGACGAAGCGCCTGTTTATGTACTTGAAGGTGAAGATAAAGAATATAATACGTCAAAAAATGATTATAGCAATATTGATGTAAGAGATGTATTTTCAAAATTATTAAAGCATCCAACGATTGCTTCAAAACGATATTTATATGAACAATACGATCAACAAGTTGGAGCAAACACGATTGTGAAGCCAGGCCTTCAATCTTCAGTTGTACGAGTAGAAGGGACTAATAAAGCAATAGCTTCAACAATTGATGGAGAAGCGCGTTATGTATTTAATCAACCTTATGAGGGTGGAAAGATGGTTGTTGCAGAGGCGTATCGTAACTTAATTGCGGTTGGTGCGACACCGCTTGCAATGACAGATTGCTTAAATTATGGTTCACCTGAAAAGAAAGAAATTTATCAACAATTAATTGATTCAACTAAAGGCATGTCAGAAGCATGTGAAGTTTTAAATACACCTGTTGTATCAGGTAACGTGTCGCTGTATAACGAAACGCGTGGTACGTCCATTTTCCCAACACCGGTTGTAGGAATGGTTGGTCTTATTGAAGATATCAATTATTTAAATGACTTCCATCCTAAAGCTGGAGAGAAACTTTATCTAGTTGGGGATACACGTGATGATTTCGGTGGAAGCCAAATTGAGAAGTTATTATACGGTTCTGTTAATCATGAATTTGAAGCGATTGATTTAAGTGATGAAGTAGAAAAAGGTGAATCCATTAAAGAGGCAATTCGAAACGGAGTAGCTTCTCACGTTCAAACTGTAGGTAAAGGTGGGTTACTTCTTACCTTAGCTAAAATCAGTGCTTACTATAACCTTGGACTAAATGCTCAACTTGATATGACAAATGCACAATTATTTAGTGAAACTCAAGGGCGTTATATTATCTCAGTTAAAGACGGTCAGTCTCTGGATGTGAATCAAGCTATAGAAATTGGTCAATTAACAAGTGATGGCACATTTGAGGTATCTAATTCAGAAGTTACAATTTCGAAAAAGGTCTCAGACATTAAACACACATGGGAAGGAGCAATCGCTCAATGTTTAACTACTCAGGATTAA
- the purS gene encoding phosphoribosylformylglycinamidine synthase subunit PurS: MKTIELHITLQPQVLDTQGQALNRAVHDLGYTQVNDIRVGKVLYMTVDEATDEAVDNIITTLSEKLFANTVIEEYSYKVIEEKENA; the protein is encoded by the coding sequence ATGAAAACAATCGAATTGCACATCACTTTACAACCACAAGTATTAGATACTCAAGGACAAGCCCTAAACAGAGCCGTACATGATTTAGGTTATACGCAAGTGAACGACATCCGTGTAGGTAAAGTTCTATATATGACGGTTGATGAAGCAACAGATGAAGCGGTAGATAATATCATTACGACATTAAGTGAAAAGTTATTTGCTAACACAGTAATTGAAGAATATAGCTATAAAGTGATTGAAGAAAAGGAGAATGCATAA
- a CDS encoding globin domain-containing protein gives MLTEKEKSIIKETVPVLQDKGEIITSHFYKRMFKQHPELKNMFNQTNQQKGLQSTALAQSVLAAAVNIEHLENIMPVVKEIAYKHCALQVPPAGYDIVGENLIESIKEVVGLDDDHEIIKTWKKAYQDIADVFISVEQDIYSQMAWDGFQPFKIEEINQISSDIKSFTVVSDKHDLSQFVPGQYITVDVSSEKMPYRAKRHYSIVKGDKQHLTFAVKRDVTTEHEGEVSTILHDELAEGDSINLSAPVGPFKVENLNNEQLFLGSGIGVTPLVPMFNEVVTNGSKAQFIQVTNDVNDVPFESLINEIASTKESVNYQLHDKNSEGYLDTEKLRAYINEETEIYICGGTHFLQSIIKALKEMNVDTSKIHYETFIPKLSVTV, from the coding sequence ATGTTAACTGAAAAAGAAAAAAGTATCATTAAAGAAACTGTGCCTGTATTACAGGATAAAGGTGAAATAATTACATCACATTTTTATAAAAGAATGTTTAAACAACATCCTGAATTGAAGAATATGTTCAATCAAACGAACCAACAAAAAGGTCTTCAATCAACAGCACTTGCGCAAAGTGTTTTGGCTGCAGCCGTAAACATTGAACATTTGGAAAATATTATGCCAGTAGTTAAAGAAATCGCATATAAACACTGTGCATTACAAGTTCCACCTGCTGGATATGATATCGTTGGTGAAAATCTAATTGAATCTATCAAAGAAGTAGTAGGATTAGATGATGATCATGAAATTATTAAGACATGGAAAAAAGCATATCAAGATATCGCTGATGTTTTTATTTCAGTTGAACAAGACATTTATAGTCAAATGGCTTGGGACGGTTTCCAACCATTTAAAATAGAAGAAATTAATCAAATTTCTTCAGATATTAAGTCTTTCACAGTTGTTTCTGATAAACATGATTTAAGTCAATTTGTTCCAGGTCAATATATTACTGTAGATGTAAGTAGTGAAAAGATGCCTTATCGTGCTAAACGTCACTATTCAATAGTAAAAGGTGATAAACAACATCTCACTTTTGCAGTTAAACGCGATGTGACAACTGAGCATGAAGGAGAGGTTTCTACTATATTACATGATGAGTTAGCTGAAGGCGATTCAATTAATTTATCTGCACCAGTTGGTCCATTTAAAGTTGAAAACCTAAATAATGAACAATTATTCTTAGGATCTGGAATTGGGGTTACGCCTTTAGTACCTATGTTCAATGAAGTTGTTACAAATGGTTCTAAAGCACAATTTATTCAAGTTACTAATGATGTGAACGATGTACCTTTTGAATCATTAATAAATGAAATTGCTAGTACTAAAGAATCTGTTAATTATCAACTCCATGATAAAAACTCAGAAGGCTATTTAGATACTGAAAAACTTAGAGCCTATATTAATGAAGAAACAGAAATTTATATTTGTGGAGGCACTCACTTCCTACAATCTATTATTAAAGCATTAAAAGAAATGAATGTTGATACAAGTAAAATTCATTATGAAACATTTATTCCAAAATTAAGTGTAACTGTATAA
- a CDS encoding DUF5011 domain-containing protein — translation MNKLLQSLSALGVSATLVTPNLNAEATTNTEPQLRGVNDIVIEKGQDYNLLKGISAYDKEDGDLTHKIKVDGQVDTSKAGKYEVKYIVTDSDGAEQTSTRYIEVK, via the coding sequence ATGAACAAATTACTACAGTCATTATCAGCGCTTGGCGTTTCAGCTACCTTAGTTACACCTAATTTAAATGCAGAAGCGACAACTAATACTGAACCTCAATTACGAGGTGTCAATGACATTGTCATCGAAAAAGGCCAAGATTATAATTTATTAAAAGGTATAAGCGCATATGATAAAGAAGATGGTGACTTAACTCATAAAATCAAAGTTGACGGTCAGGTAGATACATCTAAAGCTGGAAAATATGAAGTGAAATATATAGTAACTGACTCTGATGGAGCAGAACAAACATCTACTAGATATATTGAAGTAAAATAA
- the folD gene encoding bifunctional methylenetetrahydrofolate dehydrogenase/methenyltetrahydrofolate cyclohydrolase FolD has product MVAKILDGKQIAKEYRQGLQEQVEALKERGFTPKLSVILVGNDGASQSYVKSKKKAAEKIGMISEIAHLDESTSEEDVLKELDRLNNDDSVSGILVQVPLPKQVSEQKVLESINPDKDVDGFHPSNIGKLYIDEQTFVPCTPLGIMEILKHADINLEGKHAVVIGRSHIVGQPVSKLLLQQNATVTILHSRSKDMSKHLKDADVIVSAVGKPGLVTKDVVKEGAVIIDVGNTPDENGKLKGDVEYEEVKEIAGAITPVPGGVGPLTITMVLNNTLIAEKMRRGIE; this is encoded by the coding sequence GTGGTTGCTAAAATTTTAGATGGAAAACAAATAGCAAAGGAATATCGTCAAGGATTACAAGAACAAGTTGAAGCATTAAAAGAACGTGGTTTCACTCCAAAATTATCAGTTATATTAGTTGGTAATGACGGCGCAAGTCAAAGTTATGTAAAGTCTAAAAAGAAAGCCGCTGAAAAAATAGGAATGATTTCCGAAATTGCTCATTTAGATGAATCAACATCAGAAGAAGATGTTTTAAAAGAGCTAGATAGACTTAACAACGATGATTCAGTAAGTGGAATTCTTGTTCAAGTTCCTCTACCTAAACAAGTGAGCGAACAAAAAGTTTTAGAATCTATTAACCCTGACAAAGACGTAGATGGGTTCCACCCTTCAAATATTGGTAAACTATATATAGATGAACAAACTTTTGTACCTTGTACACCGTTAGGAATCATGGAAATTTTAAAACATGCGGATATTAATTTAGAAGGGAAACATGCGGTCGTAATTGGTAGAAGTCATATTGTTGGTCAACCTGTTTCAAAATTGTTATTACAACAAAATGCGACTGTAACTATTTTACATTCACGATCTAAAGATATGAGTAAACACTTAAAAGACGCTGACGTTATTGTCAGTGCGGTAGGTAAACCTGGTCTTGTTACTAAAGACGTAGTTAAAGAAGGTGCAGTGATTATTGATGTTGGTAATACACCTGATGAAAATGGCAAATTAAAAGGCGATGTAGAATATGAAGAAGTAAAAGAAATAGCTGGAGCTATTACACCTGTTCCTGGCGGAGTAGGCCCACTAACAATTACTATGGTACTCAATAATACACTCATAGCAGAGAAAATGCGCAGAGGTATTGAATAA
- the purC gene encoding phosphoribosylaminoimidazolesuccinocarboxamide synthase encodes MSLLYEGKAKRVYTTETEYQLRVEYKDEVTAGNGVKKDTMVGKGKLNNQITSIIFDYLTRNDINNHFIKQLSETEQLVEQVDIIPLEVVVRNIATGSITKRLGFEKGHEFEEPLVEFFYKNDDLNDPLITDDHVKLLHIADDDEIAKLKHMAKEINKVLVQLMDEMELRLVDFKVEFGKTHDGKILLADEISPDTCRIWDKYSDTNFDKDVYRNDTGSLIDTYQTFLNKLEDLK; translated from the coding sequence GTGTCATTATTATATGAAGGAAAAGCAAAACGTGTTTACACCACTGAGACAGAATATCAATTGCGAGTAGAATACAAAGATGAAGTAACCGCAGGCAACGGGGTCAAAAAAGACACAATGGTCGGCAAAGGAAAGTTAAATAATCAAATCACATCTATTATATTTGATTATTTAACTCGTAACGACATCAATAACCACTTCATTAAGCAACTCTCAGAGACAGAGCAACTCGTAGAACAAGTAGACATTATCCCTTTAGAAGTCGTAGTGAGAAATATCGCCACTGGTTCTATTACTAAGCGATTAGGATTTGAAAAAGGACACGAGTTTGAAGAACCATTAGTCGAATTTTTCTATAAAAATGATGACCTCAACGACCCACTCATCACAGATGATCATGTAAAGCTTCTTCATATTGCTGATGATGACGAAATCGCCAAGTTAAAACATATGGCAAAAGAGATCAATAAAGTGTTGGTTCAACTAATGGATGAAATGGAACTTAGACTTGTTGATTTCAAAGTTGAATTTGGTAAAACACATGATGGCAAAATTTTATTAGCGGATGAAATTTCTCCTGATACATGTCGCATATGGGATAAATATTCAGATACAAACTTTGATAAAGACGTTTATAGAAATGATACTGGCTCACTTATTGATACGTATCAAACATTCTTAAATAAATTGGAGGATCTTAAATAA